From a region of the Helianthus annuus cultivar XRQ/B chromosome 5, HanXRQr2.0-SUNRISE, whole genome shotgun sequence genome:
- the LOC110943345 gene encoding secreted RxLR effector protein 161-like, protein MLSQHLLSNGFTRGKVDATLFTKEVSGHLLIVQIYVDDIIFGSINDELFKEFEKVMKQKFEMCSMGEMKFFLGLQVDQLPEGIFIHQKKYVHEKFSMSGTSATSTPLATNHGINTDVTGEKVEETLYWSMISSLMYLTASRPDIMYPTCLAARYQSSPRASHLMIVKSILRYLKGTPSLGMWYPKDGDFRLEGYSDLDFGCCKFNSKSTTSGCQFFGPRLVTWQCKKQTTVALSTCEAEYVSASTCCSQILWIQQQMRDYGS, encoded by the coding sequence ATGCTTTCTCAGCACCTGTTATCGAATGGCTTCACACGAGGGAAGGTAGATGCAACTCTCTTCACAAAGGAAGTCAGTGGTCATCTTCTGATCGTACAAATTTACGTTGACGACATAATCTTTGGGTCTATCAATGACGAGCTCTTCAAAGAATTTGAGAAAGTTATGAAGCAGAAGTTTGAAATGTGCTCAATGGgagagatgaagttcttcctggGCTTGCAGGTCGATCAACTGCCAGAGGGGATCTTTATACATCAAAAGAAGTACGTTCATGAGAAATTCAGTATGTCAGGGACCTCTGCTACGTCTACCCCATTAGCAACTAACCATGGTATCAATACGGATGTCACGGGAGAAAAGGTTGAGGAAACCTTGTACTGGTCAATGATTAGTTCTCTCATGTACTTAACCGCATCAAGAcctgatataatgtacccaacttGCCTCGCGGCCCGATATCAGTCAAGCCCAAGAGCCTCACATCTCATGATCGTGAAAAGCAtcttacgctacctgaaaggaactccaagcTTAGGCATGTGGTATCCCAAAGATGGTGATTTCAGACTTGAGGGCTACTCAGATTTGGATTTCGGTTGCTGCAAATTCAATTCAAAGTCTACAACTTCAGGCTGCCAATTCTTCGGCCCACGACTGGtaacttggcagtgtaagaaacaaaccacAGTCGCGctctcaacatgcgaagctgagtATGTCTCAGCTAGCACTTGCTGTTCACAGATTCTAtggattcagcagcaaatgagggactatGGTTCGTAA